TATTTAAGAAATTCCAATTTGAGGAATGAACATAAAGTTTTAGACCGTGGGCTTAAGCTCACGGTTTTATTTACATTACTTTTGACAATATATACTATTCTTTTTGGAGAAAATAATATTTTTAAATACTTTGACAAAGTTAAGACCAGAAATGAGCTTTTAAGTCAAGTTGAATCACTTAAATCAGAAAATAAAAAACTTCAAAGAACTATAGACTACTTGCAAAACGACCCATTTTACATAGAAAAGAAAGCAAGAGAAAATTTAGGTCTTATTAAAGAAGATGAAGAAGTTTATGTGTTAGTAAATTACAAAAAGCCACAAACTAAGGATGAAGAGCCTGAACCATTAAATCAAACGAAATGGATCGATAAAATCAAAGAAAAATATCAAGAATTTAAGATTCAATGAAACATTTAGAGTTATACATTTTTGACCTTGATGGGACACTTCTCGATTCAGGAAAAGATATAGCCTTAGCGGCAAACTACGCATTTGAAAAGTTAAATCTTAAAACATTTTCAGAGGAAGAGATAATCTCAAAGGTTGGGTACGGAGCAAAAAAGCTTATTGAGGACTTAATTCCCGAATATCCACAAGAAATTAAAGATAAAGCATTAGAATATTTTAAAGAATTTTACTATTCAAATCCTGTAATACATTCAAGACTTTATGAAGGAGCTGAAGAGACATTAAAAAAATTGAAAGAGCTTTCAAAAAAAGTTGCAGTTGTAACAAACAAATATGAAGTTTTATCTGTTGAAATCTTAAAAAAATTAAATGTTATTGATTATATTGATTTAGTAGTAGGTGCTGATACAACATCAGAAAAAAAGCCTCATCCATTGCCGGTTTTTTACACATT
The sequence above is drawn from the Sulfurihydrogenibium sp. genome and encodes:
- a CDS encoding septum formation initiator family protein gives rise to the protein MRNEHKVLDRGLKLTVLFTLLLTIYTILFGENNIFKYFDKVKTRNELLSQVESLKSENKKLQRTIDYLQNDPFYIEKKARENLGLIKEDEEVYVLVNYKKPQTKDEEPEPLNQTKWIDKIKEKYQEFKIQ
- a CDS encoding HAD-IA family hydrolase codes for the protein MKHLELYIFDLDGTLLDSGKDIALAANYAFEKLNLKTFSEEEIISKVGYGAKKLIEDLIPEYPQEIKDKALEYFKEFYYSNPVIHSRLYEGAEETLKKLKELSKKVAVVTNKYEVLSVEILKKLNVIDYIDLVVGADTTSEKKPHPLPVFYTLEKLKSDKDKSIIIGDSETDVLTGKNAGIKTALVLQGYGNKEFALSLNPDYVLDSLKFI